In Methanobacterium bryantii, the DNA window GTTTACACCACCAAGCCAGGAGGTCAACAACCAGCTCCAACTACCGCTGCTCCACAACCAACTACTACCGTCGCTCCAAAACCAGTTACCACCACTGTTGCCCCAAAACCAAGTACTCCAACCCAAACTAAGACTCTTCCAAACGTAAACAAGTGTTCTGCCAAGA includes these proteins:
- a CDS encoding carbohydrate-binding domain-containing protein gives rise to the protein VYTTKPGGQQPAPTTAAPQPTTTVAPKPVTTTVAPKPSTPTQTKTLPNVNKCSAKIVAQGYKCCSDPNCVVYYTDADGKWGAENNQWCGCGLEREKENKN